Genomic DNA from Gossypium hirsutum isolate 1008001.06 chromosome A01, Gossypium_hirsutum_v2.1, whole genome shotgun sequence:
tttttaaaatagtgaaaacaaattaaaattattctatatactaaatatttttcataaaaaaaactatatatgagttcttgtttcttttatttactttaaaatgtaattttctgaaatatttatgaaaaaagaactttaatttttttttaaaatattgtttaaaaATCGTAAAAACAATTAACTTATCtaagtaaaaaattcaaaattaatattaaaaacttaaaaatcaaattaaagggAATTATCAAAAATTCGAAAAACTGAATCTACCGATCGTAACTCACCTACATTTCAATTACATGCGTGTGTGCCGCAATTCACGCATTATTTTCATCGATCTGATTTTGTGTATCACATGAAATATTTAAAGGTACTGCAACGGACTACGGAAGAACAGAGAGGAGTCCGCTAATTGCGCTTCCCCAACGTTTTCTTCTACTTTGTCCCCATTTTCACTTAACCAATTTCTTCTacgtcattaaattttaaagataataaaatattattatacactcatccaTATTTAATATcttctccaacttaatttaattttaattaaattacttaaaatagttaatttttaaaattataaacaaacataattttttcttctacaaattttgtttttcataagttaatattttttttattttttgtgcaatcaatttaaaaaaaattagtaatttttgtGCAATctttttcatgtcattgacatATAATATTGGTAATTATTTTATCCTGAATCCCGAACATTGAACTCAAACCCTGAATCTTAAAGCTCAAATCCCGAGGTTTAGAGTTTGGtttgagatttaaggtttagggttcgGGGTTCAATATTCAAGTTTATGGTTTGAGGTTTTGAGGTTTGGGTTTAAGATTTTAGAGTTTAGAGTTATAGATTGCGAGTTCGAtgtttagggtttgaatttagtgTGCAAGGGTTCAAGATTATGGTTTCGGGTTCtaagtttttggtttagggtttgggaTTCTAGATTCAAGGTTCAccgtaaaaaaattacaaaaattacgTGTCAATGACATGAGAAAGATTgttgaaatattattaaataattaaaaaggagCCATGAATAATATGGTGGAAAGGGTCCATACAATAATTTCTCTCTGGAtaagtgtataataataatttcatgtttttaaaatttgatgatgtaGCAAATttttattggtgcctaaaaacCTTAGCTTTTAGGATCATcctattcccttttattattagataattatttgttatatacatatatatttaatttataagtgAAATTGACAAAAGCAAAAGTATTGGGTATTAAGTACTTAGGTTCAAGATTCACCATGCACAATTACATGCGTAGATTTTCAATTCTCATTATGTGCGATTGTCATGTGTATGTTTTAATCTAATTTCTGAACTTTAGCATAGATTATACCGGTTCTTTAGTACATTTATGTTGTAAtagtttaattttactttattatttttaaaaactaatcCTTTATACACTCGTTatagtaaaaaatgaaaaatacttttttttaaaattaataattattaataaaagtaAGAAATATATAGTCTTTAAGTTAATAAGCAGCCTTCAAATTCTAACATTTTTTTGAGTTaggtatctaatttttttttagtcaAACCAACtataatttcataccaattatgGACTCTTGAAAAAACCCTCTCAGCAAATTGCGAGTTGACAcatgatatttttaataatataatttttttaatttaatattaaataaaaattaaattattatttaaatttgtacCTTTCCCTCTCCCCTTTAGTCACAgtggaaaaaaaggaaaaaaatggttttagtgtaaatatgaaaatggtaaaatgtaaaaaataaaaataataaaaataatgggaAGAAGAAGGtgaaaaaaccctaatttaatgcaaaagaaaaagggaaaaaagtgaaaataattggTTGGGGGGGGGAAgagtagaaaagaaaaagaaacaatagaaaaaaaaggtgaaaaaaaattgaagaaagaaaataaaagaaaaaaaatatgggtggtctgaagaagaagaagaagaagaagaagaagaagaagaagaagaagaagaagaagaagaagaagaagaagaagaggggcgGACACAaagataatgaaaataaaaaataatttaatttaaatatactttttttatacaatattagagGGGATGAAATAATACGATTTAAACACATACCAAAGATATGTTTGACAAGAGTTTTAACTATCGCTATATTCAAGTCAaaacttgatatatatatttttaattacatgTAAGTGGTGTTCTAGATTAAAAATGACATGTAATGGATTTTATTGGTTGAAGTGGTCTTTTTAACGGAGATAACAATAAGGGCCaataatgattatgaaattataaCTCAGGTACTTGGTTCAACCAAAACACAAgtttaaatacttaaattaaaaaatatatatagtttaagGATTGCTTATTAAATTAAGAGGAATATATAAATAGTTACTGAAAACAGATGTATAAAAGTGtagggagttttttttttaaaaattaaattattaatttaatttaattagattattctactttgaattttaaattaactaaattatattaTACCGCATGaataaaattagaatatttttatttttatatcttttggttcaagaatatttttatttttttataaaactaataatagtttttaaaaaataatagtcAATTTTTACAAAAgggagtattttttttatagaggtgaattttttaaaaagcggtttaaattattttattcaatggtattatataaagaattaaaagataataatatttatttttaaaaaataatttttaattttttaattacattgatgatcaaacattttatataactacaaataaatataaatactttgctaatgaaatatatatatatatatattaatgacttAAGTTGCACCTCAAAGTCTAGATTGACAATTTGTAAggtaaaaagaataaattatacGAGATTGGAAGGCacaatattttatgttattttaaatgttaattatgaGATATTGAGtgagaataaatattaaatataaattaataaggtTTGAAATTCAAGGATGTCTATTTAGTCATGTTGTCCCACTTCTTAAAATAAGGAAGAGATTGAATTAGATATAACACCCAAAATGTATCATTGAAAGTGATAAGACATTTAGCTTCACATGCAATTTCAAAGcaaaattattttaagatttatttattttcttacaagtggaaatttattttaatacttaacaaataaaaaataatgctatgtaagtatattttaaaataactctTGTGAACAAACAGTGTGCCATTAAACAAAAATCATAATTCTAATTTTTTCtaatattcaaattttgaaagtgtaatttaatatttaaaatttaataataagaataaaacaCACTTCGAAAATTAATCctatttttttcaagaatttaatccaTCTGCTTGTAAGTCCAATTGTTAGCGTTGTTGAAACTATGTCTAgtacaatgtcatttttttttattacatgactattaagtaaataatttctttttatttcaaaatgttacactaacgaatttattacaaaaattttaacagtattaataattaaacttagatattaaaaaatagataactaaatttaaagaaatagaaGTAGGGAGAGtgcaaaaatttaaagaatttttaataaaatattatttgaatgtataattaataatgattttttaaaattcatgattATAGCGGTCCATCATTTAGATTGAAAAGATTTGAGGATTAATTCTAATAACCTtcaaaactttaaataaaaaataattttaagcacAATTGGTAATTAAAAATTGCATTGTCCTGCATATAAAATTTGATGAGTATTTTTCATCATGCGGAAGATAGAATGTTATTTGGTTTAATGTCATTTTGAGAATCTGCTTTTgcagttaaattaattaatatggtAGGAGTCATTTCCCTTTTACTAATACCAACGGCTTATTTCAGATAAATATAATAACGATGaaattactattatttaaatttttaattaagtcaATCCAGAATTAATTTGATTgaagaaattatataaatatctttttttaattaaaataagttatattatttaaaggtaattttatatttttattttaataaatacagTAAAAGTACACATGGGGTGGGTTTTGAATCCatacaaattatatttgtaaaatcttaaattcttaaatttaccacttaaacaaagcttatttttaatgcttttcatacaattttattttaatattcacaaTTAATTACTTTCCTCGGTTGTCtttatatactatatataaagGGGAATTATTTGGTGCACAAGGTCATGGGTTGATAAGTGTCATATAgggatatagtaaaatattaaataaaataaatatttaaaaaaagagtcATGCAACAATTTATTAAGgttgcttgtggaataaaaaaaacatattgtcaatgtaccaaatactaatgcatatataaaatgactgattgagttggtgtcatgagTTAACTCGATACCATTTCAAttctaaaattacaaaaatacccttactttaaagaataattaatattattataattaaaaaattgaatattgcagtgatattaattttttaaagttatataattataattataattatattatatcaacaatttgaatcaaaatcaatttaTTACTGGACATTAATTAAACCACATATGATTTACATATGTGAGATTCCTTGACACTCAAGattctaaaatttcaattttaaggaTAAATTACACTAacaatcactcaactttgatattaataataaaacaattactcaacttttaaaaaataacaaataaattattaatgttatCGAAAAGTGACAAAACAGTCACCCACTAACATTTTCCGTTACAAGCCTAACGAGACAGGTGACGTGACCCGTTAACTAGTTGATGTGGCCAATTAACTAGCCACGGTGGAAACCTAATTAGCTGACGTGGCCATTAACATTTGATTTTCTCTGTTTTCAAACATGGTGATCTGCTTCAATCTATTATCAATCTCTTTTGTCTCATTCTCTACCTTTCAATCTCTCCCCATTCAGATTCTGCCATGCCAAAACCTAAACCACAGTTTCCAATCTATGCCCTTGTGGCTACCATTATTGTATCGCCAAACTACAGCTTCCAATCTTATGTCGCCAAAACTAGAAACAAATATTGCAACCCAATTGTTTGTAAAAATGTCACAGTGAGCTACCTTTTTCCATTACCAACCCGACCTTCCAGTTACGACAACCATCGATTCGAACTTGACTGCGACAACAACAACCACATCGTTTTATCCCTAAACCGTGACAGATTCTACATCCAAATTATTTGGTACGAATACTCTATGACTCGAGCTATCGATCCTGACTAGTTAAtagtaaaagaagaagaagaagaagaataagaaggagaaggagaaggagaaggagaatgaaaggaggaggaggaggagagaagagaagaaatggAGATGCCAAATAAAAGTTATGGCATTTTTAAGGTCACTGACCCCTGCTACTGCCATAGACGATGTCTTTGTTTCTACCTTTGCTCTGCATGTCACCtttgttttctcttcttcttcctcctatTCTCTCAATTCTTTTCACTTTCCCAGCACAAAAAGAATAAGCCAACGCTATACGAGTTTTCAAGCAGAGATAAGATGGTGCATTTGACCGAATACGATGAAGAAAAGCTCTTGATTGTTCTCGTCACCAAAATTGTTCTTTGTGAAGCTTGCCCCACTGTTGTTGCCGCAATCTACAACCTCATGTTGTTGTTGAACCAGTCTAGAAtttttctcttcatcttctttttcttcttttcgtcttctttttcttttattgccCAACAAAGCTAGGGCTTTAAATTGGGGCTATTTACACAGTGGGATGATAGGTTAGCTTTTGTTACATCTGTAACGGAAAATGGTAGGAGGATTGATTTGTTATTTATTGAAAGTTGAATGGCTAAattaaaagttgagtgattgttTTATCATTGagatcaaagttgagtgactttgatataatttaaccttattttaattaaaatatcattggTCAACAATCTCTTGACCTAATGAAAAGAGTATTTGTATCGTGGTAAGATAGCTTAGATTCAATCCCTAACAACCCCCACCCCTATCcccaattatatataaaaaaatcaagatCTCATTGAAGCAATGCCATGAAAGTTGATAACGATGATAAGATGAAAATggaaaaagataattaataatattaatctaattaattttatgatatttattaaaattttttaacatatattagATTATGATACgcttatataaattaatataatagcaAATAAGATTAGGATGAATATTTAGTACACtagtaatatatttttttcattccacaagtagtttttttaaatatttatttattttaatattttactatacctctataagatatttattaatcCCCTAATTTTATTTGTGGCCATTGACATTATACCAAATAATTTTCCATAAGATATTGGTTGATATGATCATTTGCCTTATTAAATTCTTATatagccttgctagtttctgttttacttgaggacaagtaaaaactcaagttttgggattgaattttttctttatgaaaagaaaaagaaaaagaaaaatgttattatgtaattaagttaatagttattatataataataaaagaaaaatgcagttaaaaagaaaaaaagaaaaagggttggGTTTTGTAATATTGTGGTGGAGTGGAAATGcatcctaaaataataaattaactaattttattgtACCTTCCATGTACTCTTACTGTACCATCACTGCCTATGTGTAATACTTTTTTAATTCCCTCTTTCCCTTTGCTTTATATATTCCCAAATCCCCCCTCTCCTCCTCTATCCTCCcacttctcttctctttttccGACGACCACACTCAAagatttctttcttttaattcattACCCAATGAAGCAGCTCATCCGCCGTCTCTCCCGCGTCGCCGATGCTTCCTCCCAGTATAGCCTTCTCAGTTCCGACACCGACTCCACGCGCCATCGCATCACGCGTCGGGCTGAATCTTTCCGTATCGCGGTCGCTTCCTTGAAAAAGCCGGTGCGCCGTTCTGTCCCCGAAGGTCACGTGCCGGTCTACGTGGGGGAAGAGATGGAGCGGTTCCTGGTGAACGCAGAGTTGCTGAACCACCCGGTTTTTGTTAGCTTGCTTAATAAATCGGCTCAGGAGTACGGGTATGACCAAAAAGGGGTACTTCATATTCCGTGTCACGTTCTGGTTTTTGAACGGGTTATGGAAGCGTTGAGACTGGGGGCTGACCTACGTGACCTCCAGGACCTCCTTCGTTCTTTCTCCGACGACTGTTTTCTCGATTTATAAGAGTGAAGCAGGAACAAAAGGAGGTCgttgttttttgtttttcttgtcTTGTCTTTGTGTAAATATAAAGGGCAATTTAGCGTTATTCTAGTAGTGTTTTCACTTCATTGTAAAGAGGACTGGACACAAATGGaggatttctttcttcttttctatgtttttctttcaattttaaatttattttaaaataagaaagTTGATCAGACAAGGGAAAGTTAGAGATTCTGAAAATGCTGCAATTTTTCTGTTTGGTTTCAAAGAAAACCATCAAGTCCTTTTGTTTTTATTCTGTTACAATCTCAGGAAAATCCGAGGACGCCAATCAGATTCAAGTTAAATGAAATTTCTTGAGTGTGTGTTGGGGGCCAACATTCGGTAGTTTGTTTTTTTATGGTCCGATGTAAGAGGTAGGGGTATTTCGGGAAGGTTAGAAATTGTGATACGGGTGTGGGTGTCAATAACGATGTTGTTTGAGCCTTGAGGgcttatttggggtttttctcACAGTAAGTGATAAGCCGCTGAAGAAGAGTCGTCGACTCCACTCCGACTTGGATTACTTTCGGCTGTCTgttcaaacgccgctaaatgAGATGAATTTCACGGGGAGCTGCTTTCCAACGTACTAAATACTTTCGtgaatttttattcaaatatctACGGaacgaaaattaaaatttatgatttttgtaaatttttttgactaaatctcaaaataaaacaaagtctcATATCAGATTTTAGACCCAAAACTATTCTctataatattaaaagaagagTATTAATAGTTTCTTAATAAAACTtactattaatttattattaactatttaaacaaattaataattagataaaaataaaaccatcaatttatattaaaaattaaatataaaagagatccaaaatcaaattcaactatttcTCTATAATATTAGAAAAAGAGTACTACTGGTTTCTCCATAAAacttactttatatatatacatcaaatatcaaaatttgggctaaattgttgaaatatgttgaaaaaataataattttgaaaataggtttttttttgggaaaattaagaaaacaagtTGATTTTAGAGAGAGTGTGTGTGAAAACGCATCTAGCTGGATGAGTTTTCTGCACAATTGACAATAAAGTGCACCCAACTAGACACGTCTTCCTCTGAGTAGGCAAGAAAGCGCATCTAGCTTGGCGCGTTTTCCTTCAACTGTAAATTCCCAACGATCAAATTTCAAATCTAGCCAacgataaaattattaaatgatcCAATGACAACTTTTTTTTCCTATATTAACCTAGGCCATTTTCCACTCTTTTCACTCAAATCCAGTTCTCTCTATTCTCTCAAGATTTGTTCCAAAATTTCCTAtaaatttctataaaaatatactagttttactttattatttcgcaaattattcattttaattaatttttcatgaacGGCAAGTTCTTTTATTCGATTCGACGACAAGCACATTTCTACCGCGCAATTGACAATAGtaaggaaatttttttatttttattaattttaattaagttaaatttaaagtttttaaaatttaaagtttataatttaTCTTGTTGATATAAATAGGCGAATGATCGGATTTGGGAAGGGTTTATACACAATCTATCAAATAGCGCACCCAatgcaattcatttttatttGCAAGATGCGAGATTTTTACATGCGTCTCATATGCTTGGGGTTGTAAATTGGATCCCACACTTATTAGGGCGTTGGTGAAAAGATGGAAACCCGTGACACACATATCTCATCTTCCATGCAGTAAGTGTACGATCACACTTGAGGACGTGACTTTACAACTAGCTTACTAGTGGATAGGTGAGTTGTTACGGGGCCAGTGATCATTCTTGGTAATACACATTATTAGGAAGGTGCCAAACATGTTTCAAGGTGGTCGGATAGAGATCAAATTGTTGGAAGAAAAATTCGGTGAACTTGATGACCATATGACTGCCTTTGAAAAAGAATAATATGCCCAAACATTCATCTTGAGGTTAATCGGGGGCCTTCTAATActtgataaatctcaaaatttggtaCACTTAATGTGGCTACTATATCTGGATGCCTTCAAAGAATGCAGTGAACTCAATCGAGGATCAGCCGTGTTGGCCACGTCACATTTTATTGGGAGACAAAACTGATAAGATGTCAATCGATGGTTGCTTGCTCTTGCTGTAGTCATAGGTGTGGTGGCATCTACTATTGTCATGCCctgtactttttaatttaattcattagtACATGACCAAACAATTAAAGTGGCTTAGTggtaaaaacttaattaatatccTAAAGGTCTTAAGATTAAATCTCCATTccttcatctttttaattaatatttgacaaTTTTAAGTTGGGTCAACCCTTCTTATTTTTGTCCCATATAGTTGCCTTATGGGGAAGATTCTTTCCGTTCCCTATTTGTTCCTCTTTTCACTTCATTTGTCTCCTCTATGATCCATTATTCATGCCATTATCCCCCAAACTTGCCTTTTCTCCCCCTTGACTAGCTAGTGCCATCCATTGCACCTAGATAGAAGGGttcacttttgattttttttcacccTGTTCCTCCTCCTCTCCCTTTTGCTACCTCTCTTTCTTTGCTCCTCtccttttcatctttttctttcattttagctCCTAAACCACTCATTTTCTATACTTTTCCTCCACACCACCACCACTATTTGCCAATCGAACTACCACCTCACCACTTTGAACAACCATCTTGCGCCACTAATCGTTGTCGTACCTCTGTCGTATCACCGTTTTGTCGCCActattctttttttgtttttttatctttatttcaaCCCATCGGTTATAATTAAAATTCtactccttttttttatttattttcttctcatgtcaatattattatttattataattttcaattcaCTTACTTTCTTAAACGATTTGTTTTTCTAGATATTATTACCACCGTTTCTAATCCTCAGCAGTCATCATTATCGTATCAATTTATCTACATCGTAATACATCGTAAGTATTACTAATAATGGACATCGTCCATTTCTTTTCCTAGTTATTTGAGTGTTGACCAAATGATCTTTTGGGTGCTAATTTATTATTGATTGTAACGAAGGATCAATCACCAACCTTTTGGGCCACTATTAACATGTGGAAGCAAACCATGATTTTGATTTTAATCCTCTATTCGTAAGTATGGTTTGGAGATTTATTTTggattaaaaacatttttatataaGATTAAAGGTGTTAATAAAATAATGTGAATGGTGAATCATTGCTTTAGATTCAAATCTGTGGTTGGATTGGTTGAATCTGAGAATAGACATGGAAATGAGTAAATGGTTTCATTTGATCCACTAATCCAAGGTGTGggtttaatttttcataaaaactgTAAGAgtttttaactaaaatatatacGTATTAATGTTAAATACTCTTACAAGCATTCTggaacgtgaaaaaaaaaattgcgaATACACTATGTCTTCAAAAGGATTGATAAAATCCATTAAAAAGGAGAATTCCAAGTAAGTGGTTTCGAACTATTAAATTCATGATGTGGTGAATGTGATTctatgttttttttgttaaatgagATATCATGTTTATTT
This window encodes:
- the LOC107921149 gene encoding auxin-responsive protein SAUR71, translating into MCNTFLIPSFPLLYIFPNPPSPPLSSHFSSLFPTTTLKDFFLLIHYPMKQLIRRLSRVADASSQYSLLSSDTDSTRHRITRRAESFRIAVASLKKPVRRSVPEGHVPVYVGEEMERFLVNAELLNHPVFVSLLNKSAQEYGYDQKGVLHIPCHVLVFERVMEALRLGADLRDLQDLLRSFSDDCFLDL